In the genome of Spodoptera frugiperda isolate SF20-4 chromosome 1, AGI-APGP_CSIRO_Sfru_2.0, whole genome shotgun sequence, the window tggTAGACATGGATTTTGATGATTACGTAAAAACTGAAAACTATTAGCGCCTCAATGCCACACTATAATTTTGCACGGACCAGGGGACACGAAAATTTTAGGACTGCACAAAAACGTATAGCAACAAGGTAAATAGGCACTATGTTGATGGTCAGGTCGTACTCTTTCGTACTTTGGCCACACAGTCCGCAGAGGCGGTGAGAACCTAGAAAAACTGATTGTGGTTGGGAACACCGAAGGCAAGAGATCGCGCGGACGTTCCTCAACGAGATAGAGCGATCAGGTGAAGAACTTGTCCTCTAGATTTTACACGGTTGTAAGAAACGCTGAACAGATATCGCTGGAAGCAGATCATCCACTTCAGATGGAACTCTGATGCTAACCACGATCCTCGTACATGAGAGATTGACCAGAAAGAGACAGAGgcaatttttttacttaatggAATTCGGTTTTTCCCATAACACTTTCGCGTTTTCAATTGTAGTTTAATTTCACTATCGTACCTACAAACATAACAGTACAATAAACGATTATAGTTAACCATGATGAACCTATTTTAGACTGTGGCGACCTCTAGCCACGGCAAATTTTGACTGGCACGGTTTTTATAACACTCAATGGTTGTACTATtagttttattcaatttgaatgtCAAGTTCTTTGATTAgcacttcaaaaatatttccatCGGCATGGCTTTGGGCAATACAATAGCAAATGATTATGGAACGTTGGTCTGTCTACGGCCCACAACGGTGTGGCGTGAACCCTAAAAGGTTAATGACATGGTAACTATGGTAGATGAACATCAGTGTTCTCAGTTTAcattatgatattaataaatattgtattcaatAACGAATAAAGTTTGAATACTAATATGATAAAGATAGAGAGATAGCAAAATAAAGTTTGTATACCTACGTAATTTTCTTACATTGCATTGACTAATGATGTATCCTTTTAGAATTTGTAATTGATGTGTTTGTATTTTAACGTTAATCCAGGATTGATTAGAGCTTGCTTAAGCAAGGAGTAACAGTGTAACATCCTCTACTATTTAACCCgatatactataataatatgtaatatgtataactATCTATGTCATCAAGAACAGTCCTAACTTCCATGCGAATGCATTCAAAAagtcagttattttaaaatgtgactTACCGACTAATGTGTACTTGATCAGGCAAGGATGGCACAGATTCGTAATGGGCTGCCAATGTTCGTTGTTCACGACATCAGCCATCTCCTCCGACCGGTTGGTGAGGAACAGCGCGAACTCCTTGAAGGTCACGTCACGGCCGTACTCCAGAGACTCATTTGATGGGTTCTCGCGGTAGGCCTTTATGATGCGTCTTCCTATGCGGTCCTGTGAACgaattcatttatatttagtaaacCTCTATAGATTTCGATAAACTTTTTCTATAACTACTTCATTCGCTATCGTACAATTATTAGGTGAATCTGTGCCCtactaaaaagtataataatattagccaAACAATTAATGAACTAGACAGTGTTGaattataaaatgttcttttaCCAACCAAAAATGTTCATCAGTTGAGTCATACACCAGCCGGTAACTAAGCAACAATTGACCACATTCAAAAGGTGGTCTAGATATAGacattacaaatatttgatCTCATCAACTAAGTTCATGGATACTTTATAGCTACCATTATCAATGACCAGAGCCAAAAGTCAACTGGCTGTAATGACGaccaaattattatcaatttgtaCAAAAACAACCGCAAGGCCGCGAGGAATATTTCTTTGAATGCATAAACAATGTGAGTACCTCATGCTTTTAATTCCCCGAACGGTAGCAACacgtaaaaaataatgtaacgCCCACATTGCGCCAGATTTTCGAGGATCCTATTTGATTAGAGGGTGAGCCAGATTAGTATGGACAGGCTAATAATCGGGCGCTATTGTTGTTGTATGTATGCTCTAATGTTAACATGGATATGTGAATGTGaaaaaaaggataaaatatgaaatgacCTATGTTAAAGAAAGTTTTGTAAGTGGCGCTGTCGGTTATAGAAAAGCTGAAAGGTATGAGAACCTAAAACAAGGACAACGACGGTTACTGACTTATCAATAATACGCGGCTGCATTGAGTGCGTCGCTAACGCAGTGCTTACACGAACAGCGAATCGGGTGCATTCATAGCCAATCTCACtagttagaaattattttaacataactaGTTTCGTGAAATatactattttaatatcaagtgcaacaaaatgttttaatagtgACATCACCCCAGCAACTACAACATAGGTCGCGACTCAAAGAAGTATCTAACTACTGAAATGGGAAGGTAGCGACTAAGGATTAGACGCAGAATAATAGCCTAGTTGCTGTACCGGCCGCTTCAATTTAATCCGAACTAGACCagcaactaaaattaaataaaaacaaaagttactTACAAAACTTTTGAAGAGAAAATAACTAATACGaagaacaatacaatattaaaataatcattttaaataaaaataacctataACGGACGTCACTATCAGTAACTTCAGTGTGTTgcacttttgttttaaaaagcgATGTAACATAATTTCATGAATCATTGACATCAGGATCTCTTAGTATGACAGGATTTATAGAATATCGACTAGTTAACTGTAGCTATCAGTCACGTTTGTTCTTGTGGAATGAGAGAACTCCCTGCTGAGTTTTTCCAGAAAGCTACAATATTCTTCAAGAAGGGAGTAGTTAAATAGGTTTTAGGGGCGGCAAGGCGCATGTAATGTTGTTTTGCAAGCGTTCGTAGGCCATAgatttaccatcaggcgagcGATCTGCCctcgtcgtggtataaaaaaaaacgtttcagctattttaaccaacttcttcaattatttagtaaatataaaaatccttACACATAAATTTTTGCTCTTACTTAAATCCAGTGTGGTgctaaacatttcaataattagGATTAATAATTAGGATTTTTTGGTGTCTTTTATGTACGAAAAACAGGTATAAAGTCTAGGCTTAGTCGTGACGTCATTCAAAAATTTCAATGATGAGTAAAAAGCTAGCATTACATACTGGTTATGCAAATTTAGTTCCTGTTCAAGATGCACTAAGTTGATTTCAAAATGCAGATTTACCCTAATCTAGTGTTTGAGCTTTGTAGTGACGAATCTATGTTGAATGAATCTACAATTTTAATGGCTATTGTGACTGGTTGTAAAGCTATTAAGATGAACCACACCTGTTTCTAACTTGCTGAGAAACAATCTCAAAACAGGATAGGAAGAGAAAAAAGTTAGTTAATTCAAAACGAGTTTGATTAGATATAGGAAtctataacaaaaactatattacTTACGTCAGACAGTCCAACAAGTTATAATTGGTAGacgtttaaaaaagttaagCAATTTTTCTCCACTCTTCATCAATATTACCAAAACAATTCGACAGAACAGTAGGCTACGCAACGTTACCGCCTCTGCCCacgctcatgatgaagactccctctgtgtctcgaaactagtagctacagcttttctccattaatttacgtaatttttagttaactaaTTCGGCAGAATTGTTACGAAAAGATGAAAACTTTCAGTGACTAGTTATAGGCCCACCCAGGATCGATCAAAATCTGTTATGGTTAGACGCTCTATGCATAAATGTTATATAGATACCTAATTAAGGATAGCAATAGGTGTAATTTCTACTACCCTCATGCACGGGACTTGACGGGACAAAGATTTAACTATCCCAAATACACGCAGAGGGCTTagaacaagtttgttttacgttgaacaagatcgaaacgagaccgcgttcggcgctctgattggtcggctccaatgaaccaatcgtaaaggtaaaataaattcGTATTAAATTCTCAGTTTAGTTATAACTATTCAGAACCAAAAAATACACCAAAATTATCAGCAActtgtttatcaaaataatgtgtcagtaactaataatattataactaggTAATTCACACACTTAAGCAATTTCATATCACTATATTGCGTGTTTTATTATGATAACTGATAAAGACtttatattacctattataatataatatttaaattaaaacaaataatattcaatgtcCAGTGTGCAAGAATCATAAAGTAGAGAAAGCAGATTACTTAACTAcacttttcttaaaaatatgtgGAATTAAGTAAATGGTAGAAAGTTGATACTTAAATAGATCTTTTCAACACATCTTGCagtgtaataacaataataaaaactggTAAAATTGCAGTCACAAAGAAATAACTAGTTATTGTAAGTCTTTGATAAGATGAGCCTAGTTACTGCTTACACAAACATAACtcatagttaaataataattatcaaaactAGGGCTCAACAACAGGATGGCTGCATCTAAATGCTCTTTAACTCAAGAATCAAGAGCGAACTAAACAGCTAACTagttatctatttaaaaaatagatatttaatataaCAATGAAACTCACCTGAAAATATCTGGCACTCAATGTATCACCCTccaatttatttctaaaagcAGACAGCAGCCTTTCAAATGGATTCCGGACAATGATCATCTTGTTGTAATTCTCCAGCATGTAATCCCTCTCTGCTTTGCTCACATTGCTCAAATCCCGGAACAGTCCAGGAGTATGAGCTATACTGGCTGTAATGGACAACACATCTGTGCCATTCCATTTGCCAGATAACATCATAAGGATTCTCTTCCAATTTGTGCAGGCCacctacaaaaaaatatttgttatttttatgtgagTACATTAGATTCTGGTGATAACTATAACCATAGGTGCCCTCAATTTtctacttttataaaaatagggatgaaaatgtaggtaggtaggtacctatatatttattttactgcatTGCTATTGTGGAAACTAAGGAAGTAGAGAAGGTAGAAAAAGAACCTTCCCACTAACAAGTGTAtcttaggtaggtacctagttagttactttttaaatagCTACATAAAATTTTAGTACCTAACTATTCTTACCTAAGAGCCGACAGCGGTTTTAGTTAGTACCTGGTTAGTTAGGTAGATCTCTCCAGAGATAATGCTAGAGTTGCTACAGAATCTAACtagttagttaaaaaaatatttacgaattATCTTTGTGACGAACATTTTAAATGACATGTTATTGTTTAGCGTTagacaagtaggtacctacttagctAAGTTgacgaatattttgtaaagttataaatatCCAGTTTGCCTTGAAAACTCACCTTTGGCACATAGCAGTACAGAAGTTTGTGCTCTTCGTTTATTAAGATATGCTCCAGTTGGCTCGGTGGAAGCTCGTCCAAGCCGTGCTTCGGAGGGAAATGTCTGCACGTCTCTTGAATCAGCTCTTGCCGCGCCAAGTTCAAGGACTGAGTCAACTCCAGAGAATGCTCACTCACTTCGTTATTATACACGTCTCCGCTTACCAACAACAAGTTCAGTAACAACACTACTTCCACCTTCAAAGCACCCATCTTCAACATTTTCAcattacacacaaaaaaataaacttaaaactttcTTTCGGTAACCTATGTTTTTAATGTAGGACACGGCGCTGTACGCATTACTCGCTTAGAAAGCGATATCACACTGAATGGCGACAgcaaactaaattaacttttagttatacaaaacgttttatttacgattttactaccgaataatatttttgtatcgaAGTTAATTACGCCAATATGCGGACGCTCAATACGTCTACTCTATCTTGCGTTGACAGAAAAACTGAATGGAAACGAACGAGAATGGTGGAAGAAGGTGAACGGTTGAATGAAGTATTCGTACTCGTTATAATACAAACGAATGAGTATTCGGTTGTTGTTCACTTGATTTACGATTTCAAAACTAATTttggttattaaattaaaatcaactcATATAATGTTCTTCATcaagtaaatgataaataaatataggtattattttgtCAGTCAAGCATAGCTTAGTCGAATAGTTCCGTATTTTTGCCTACATGCGTAACTTCAGAGGACGTATGGTAGGGTTTATTACCGGGTGGGTAAATACCTAttaacctatttaatttatgatttaggtattatttgggtccaaaataaaaatacacttcgatatttaatacattttattaccaCAAAACAATAAGACGTAGGTCTGAATGCATTTGATCTGCGTTTTGATCTTGGACTAATGAAATTAGTTGGAATAAATTAATCGTAGTaggtaacaataaatataaaccatTTAGGTACAGTACAGATGTATCAGTTAGTACCTACACATTATCCACCTTGGAGCATCAAtaaatttaatgataaatattgaattttaaaataaatcccaTACTGAAGTTTGATCAAAATAGATCATGATTGAaagaactaaattaaattctatataacataatttaatagataaataacaggtattttatttagaggtactatttattacaacaataaaattataaactaattagCTGTCAGCTTTTCGGGAATGTTactctgaaaaataaaaaaataaatgttcacaGAAAAGATCGAAACCATAAATTAATGATAGTtcctttttctaaataataataaaattgtcataggtaatatttttgtcaTCCCTTCGTACTGGAGGTACTTACTCTAAGATGCTGAATATAACAGACTTGATGGTATTGCCGTATCAAGGCGAATGCTTCCTCAGCGACTGGCAGTTGATGGTGTTGCCACGCGAGCACCGCCAGGCAAGCCCAGAGCGTTTCGTCTTCAACGGTGCGGCAGAGCTGGATTAGattaaaaaatgaatttaaaaaaggcTTCTAGGTAGTATTCACGTCAAGAAGGTTGTTAATTGGTTAAAATCAGAATAGTAGAGAAATCACGATGGGACTATCAACCACCCATTATTTTAAAcagggtctacctttattagtagaatttttttggtcataattttattttgcataacaacgcatggcagaaacttcatttcgcagaaaatcatttggtataccatcatttgcaatacattaaatacgcataattttgtaagtcagaatcatctttaggcataaattgatacgcataataattgaaaggtagaaccatcatattgcagaatttTCAGTGTCAGAATcttcttttggcataaatttcataaccataataattaaaaagtagatacatcatatctcagaatgttcaTAGTTAGAATcatcttttggcatacttttaatatccataataattgaaagactcatctatcacgcaagcatgcagcatgcaagcaggCTTGcaacaagcaagcaaacaagcatgcagcgtgcaagcaagcaagcaagcagcaagcaagcaagcatgcaagcaagcatgcagcatgcaagcaagcatgcagcatgcaagcaagcatgcagcatgcaagcaagcatgcagcatgcagcatgcatgcaagcatgcagcaagcaaacagcatgcaagcaagcatggtttccgtcacggctccggcgctgcggggctccggcggccccacgcgcgctaatcgtcgcagacggctttcgctcaccaccgcagcttcggcttgttggccggcttcgccggccagcctcagccgcggcggctcgctcatagccgcctgctcctcagcccgcgggccgcctcgcccctccgcgcctacgcgattttaaattgcactctaggggtagggcagacaagactacgtgcagtcggttttgcagcgattcggttctgtcactttactaacttttattctaccatcttcttaatatgccaagtgaaattatgccaaacaatcgtcgctctaaataaacgttatgtgaaacaaaattatgcaaaattaagctttgccaaacgtaattatgccaaataaaattctaccatcttaaaagtatgcctttgtaaattcggacatataaacattcggcaaaacaataattatattaaacaatttttatgccatatgtatattcgtttaaagaagattctgccaggtgtgttatgccaaacaaatttcggagcattaaaattctgccagatagagggaacccttTTAAACAATcagatggatcacttgattCTAAGCTTGCAGAACCTATATTATAGGCACACTGCACCATGGCTATGTTACAAGTTGAAGAGGATTGGGCATTTGAGGGTAGGTATGGAGGAAGGAGGATtaggtttcacgtcggttttctgtcaaGCACTCGagctaaagcatggctcttctatGTTTATACCTAGATACACTATTTTTAAACGGTGTATTATACTACTAACCTACTTTGACAACTTACTTAATATGACAATAATCTTACCTGTAGAGCAGCCTGCCACATGTTGGCAACTACGTGCTTTAGTAACTTTTCGGGGAACGCGGCTATAGACAGATGCAAAATGGAACCATTGCCTCTGCAAATATGCGCCACACCATCTTCGACACTTAGAATCGTCGGATTTCTGCCGAGGTCGCTAAAATCGaaacaattttatgtttacCTAGATAGACTTTAAAATTGTCATAGAAATAAAATGCTTGATTCCATTATTGTAATCACTGGATGCCTGTAATGAAATAAGCTTACTCACACGACATCTTTGCTGACAGTGGTGAGAGCAAGCCAGTCGGGCTGCATGGCCGCGCGGGGGCAACACCACGCTACAACAGAACTGGCTCGCAAGCCAACTAATAGTTCCGTCTCGTAACTCCAGCAGATGCTTAGGATTTGTGACCCTGATAACACGAAGAAAATGATAGCGCGAAGTAAACAGTTTCCTGTATGGAATTCATAGGTTTTGCATGTACATGTAGGGAAGTTttttggctgatgatgatgatgattaaccacttgtatgtcggtatataagacacaatagaaaacacattgtgtctcgcagagatctgcgttccgacagacaacgggttaattaattgatgatgatgaattattatttaaatattagtaccaaaagtaaagattttgttgttgttggACTGTGTCAGATAGGCTCCAGGGTGTGAGAAGGATAGAGGATGAGAGGATGAGTATAAGTTTTCAATACCTAACTAAAGAGAGAGGTCATGATTATACCTTGTTTTCGAGAACAACAAAAAAGTAATGCTGGAAAATCCAGTCATATTTTATCAACTGCATAATAAATATGCAACAATCGTGTTTTAAACCagtgttataatttattgtagaaACATTTATATAGTCAAAACAATAATAGTAATATGTGCCTGCGGagcttttatattaattgttctGTGCTGCGGTGCAACTCGAAGCGAGGGGACGAGCTTAGCGCTCCTGCGGGCTACCATCACCCTAAGTGTCGAGTGTGAGAAGTCACCGTTCCTTATCTTTATTCTGCGGCTTGCCTTAATTGGCTGACTGGAGTGAACGATGACGAAGAACAGTTTTCACAACTCGGCGTGGCCAGATTGTGTCCCTTTGCATTTGGATTAAAGTTGTGTAAAGGACGTCCGCACAATTGGCTTCGACCCTTCGTACGCCTTCTACATGACCAGGACGTGTCCCACATTGGTAAagacatacataaataagtatagaCAAATTTTATCTTGATTTTTGGATAAAAACGTATTTCCCAAATCGTATATCGTATTTGTTACTATAATAAATCGATACTCATTCCGGTTTTGGAGCGATATTATTACCGATGTTCAACGTAATTCCCTGCCTTGGTTAAGTCAACATTATAAATAGTGGTACTAGTGAACTTGAcctttaaaatcaatataatcaAATACCTTGCTAAAGAGAGTTCTAGAAGAACTGAATCAATTGTATGATATAACTATACAACAAGAAATATTCCAACAACAAcagaatttgatttttttattctctCACTAAATCATAGGTGAGTTTTAAGTGCGTCAAATTACAAAATCTGGTTTTCTCGGTAGCATTCAACTGACGTAAAGCTAGTCATAAAGTCTAGCCAGCCGGACCTTAACCTGCTTTGACTTACCATTGATAACCCTCATATGCCCCGAAACTTCAAACCATGAGATGGCTCAGTCTAGTCGAAGTTCCGTAAATAACTTCTACCTACTTTTAAATTACGTTACAAAGTTACTAGATTCATTGACATATAGATTAAGAATTCTGGCCAACCAGGCACCTATTGGACAGAGCatgtaatgaaaattaaacgtAAACTCCATATAAAATGGTTACCAAAGAACCAAcacttacctaatttaacaAACTTGGGCTTACTATCCTTAAAAGTCACCACGTATAGATCCCTGTTGTAATCCAGCAGGGCAAGTTGCCTTTCATTGATGGGTCCTGTCTGACTGAGTGCTATGCTGGACACTGTCATTTTATGAGACAGTTTTGTCACTGTGTTGTCTGCTGAGCTTCGGACAATCAAACCGGTGGGAAGGTCGAAGATGTGGATCACTGTTGAAGGAACAAAAAATGGGAAACTGTATAGTTTGAAAGATATGATGTTCAAGTCTATGGAACGAACTGAAGTATTAGCAGGTACGCATTATATCTAACACGATACGTCTATAAGGTTATAGGTTTTGTAACTACGACTGAGACAAATTCCAGACCCCATGTTTTCCCTTGAGTTATTCGGGAGATACACTTGTGATCACTGGTAGAACAAGCAAGACACCCATTACAAAGGTCAGTTTAAAATCTCCTAACATACTTCTACTATTCTAAAACAACACTTACGTTTTCTGTCCCCCTGATCGATAGCTGCCAATGCATCAGGTCCCAACGACACAGCAGCTCGTCCTAGGGACTCAGGTCTGGCTCCCCAACGAGGACTCGCAAGAAGACGACCCATATAACTATACACCGAAAGACCAGCTCTTTCTATAATACACAGACACCTGGAAAAACAGAAAAGACATTGAACTCACTAATCGATTTAATAGGGCAGAAATTCCATCGTGTCAAAAGAAATACTTCATAACTTGTTTTTGACTGACGAAAAGTGCCAATTGCTGATTTCCAAAATTACCTTTCAGCCAGCAATATCATACTAATGGTTCCTTCTTTAAGATCAAACGTCACTGGCGTGTTCCAAGAAGTCAGCTTATGTATGAAACATTGCTTCACCGTTGCTGTAACCAGATGGTTAAAGCCCAGAGCTATTTGAATGACTCTGTCTGGATAATCCAGTTGATCATTTTGGTCAGTCATAATATCTCTTATGGCGATTACTTTCCGACCAACCTGATTGCAGGCGTAATTCTTCCATGTGTATTCTCTGCAAGGTCAATTAGGACATTATGTGAAGACAGAAACGGTTGATATTTGATTGGCATATATCATAGAAGGTTCTTCTTTACCGATCAATGATATGAGCAAACAAAACATGTCCATTAGCACATGCTGCCGCAAGTTGGGTGCCATCAGAAGACCAGGCGATGTTGTATATGCTGCCAGTTGTCGGTCTGTCGAGGCAGTGAGACCACTAAAATAAAGGATATCATTATTGGAAGACAACTAAGGTCCCAAATAGATTTCGTCTAGATTGAATTAGGAAAAATATCCGATTCAGAAGCGTACTGCGTATCTACCTACTTATTAGCTCtaggtaaaatattatatcgGTGGAGGATTTCAAGATCTCAAGAGATTTTATTCAATGCCAATTTTAACTTACCCCGTTAGAGTTACAAAGACGAATGAGGTTGTAACTACCGAGCACAAACATGTCACCGGCTGGTGACCAACTGACACTGGTGATTGGCTGGTCATGTTTGACGCTCACTGAAATTTGCTGACCAAATGTGTCCCAAATCTGATGGAGAATCAGAGATTGAATTAATGTTACAGATTAAAGATTGAAGTGAACCTTATTTGGTGTGGTACTTTAAATGGTCACTTACCTTAGAATATCCATCTTCAGAACCAGAAAGGATTAGATTGTTATTAGCATTCCATGCTACACATAAAATAAGACCCTCGTGAGCTTTCcactgaaagaaagaaaatatggtGTAGGTATCTAGAGTTGTTTGATAGGTATCTTGAGTTGTAGGTATGTAGATGATTGAAACCAAGAGTGATCGATAATCTTATCAAGAAGGTATTGTGAAGGTTACCTTGAGCTTTGAGATGCGACATACAAATAAAGAAAGACTTGAGAAAGCAGAGGAAGGCAAACCCCAGCAGGGAATACGTACTTTAGTAATCTTGTTACTAGAATTCAGTTGCTTTATAACCAGCGAATTCCCTTTTGTATGCAAGATGGCGCTGCTATCTGGACTCCATACAGCACTGAAGCAAGGCACGTCTGACTGTACTATAGTCGACCGTAGTAGACCATTGCGCGACCACACTTTTACGAAACCGTCTTCTCCAGCTAAAAACACAAAAGACCAACATAAATATAGATTATTATGATGAAGGAAGTTAagttatcaggtgatccgtctgctcgttcaccggcttgttccataaaaaaagatacatGGAAATTGtgctttaaaattattatctgttGGTCTATTATGGATTGATGGAGGATCAGCCATCCAAAATCTAC includes:
- the LOC118273467 gene encoding carbohydrate sulfotransferase 11, with amino-acid sequence MLKMGALKVEVVLLLNLLLVSGDVYNNEVSEHSLELTQSLNLARQELIQETCRHFPPKHGLDELPPSQLEHILINEEHKLLYCYVPKVACTNWKRILMMLSGKWNGTDVLSITASIAHTPGLFRDLSNVSKAERDYMLENYNKMIIVRNPFERLLSAFRNKLEGDTLSARYFQDRIGRRIIKAYRENPSNESLEYGRDVTFKEFALFLTNRSEEMADVVNNEHWQPITNLCHPCLIKYTLVGKYETLLDDSTLALHTINASHIQFPRLDHTSGTAEKLHRYFSQLDLPLIRRLYKLYKHDYRIFNYNLDNIVGFDLG
- the LOC118273444 gene encoding intraflagellar transport protein 80 homolog, with the protein product MKLKISTLKEPKHTGVVVCVNWNNTEDVFSCGDDHKLLKWNLVNSECIVVTTFPDDFFPNDMHLFPKISVGGNKHQHDVILISTADGKFHIVNHNGRIEKSVNAHQGACLIAQWSPDGAGLLTAGEDGFVKVWSRNGLLRSTIVQSDVPCFSAVWSPDSSAILHTKGNSLVIKQLNSSNKITKWKAHEGLILCVAWNANNNLILSGSEDGYSKIWDTFGQQISVSVKHDQPITSVSWSPAGDMFVLGSYNLIRLCNSNGWSHCLDRPTTGSIYNIAWSSDGTQLAAACANGHVLFAHIIDREYTWKNYACNQVGRKVIAIRDIMTDQNDQLDYPDRVIQIALGFNHLVTATVKQCFIHKLTSWNTPVTFDLKEGTISMILLAERCLCIIERAGLSVYSYMGRLLASPRWGARPESLGRAAVSLGPDALAAIDQGDRKLIHIFDLPTGLIVRSSADNTVTKLSHKMTVSSIALSQTGPINERQLALLDYNRDLYVVTFKDSKPKFVKLGSQILSICWSYETELLVGLRASSVVAWCCPRAAMQPDWLALTTVSKDVVDLGRNPTILSVEDGVAHICRGNGSILHLSIAAFPEKLLKHVVANMWQAALQLCRTVEDETLWACLAVLAWQHHQLPVAEEAFALIRQYHQVCYIQHLRSNIPEKLTAN